The Stackebrandtia nassauensis DSM 44728 genome includes the window GTTCGCCTCGGTGCGGCACGCCGAGCGGCTGTACAGCCTCGACAACGCCTTCTCGCCCGAGGAACTGACCGCCTGGGTCGAGCGGGTCACCGCCGAGGTCCCCGGTGAGGCGTACCTGTGCGAGCTCAAGATCGACGGCCTCGCGGTCAACCTGACCTACGAGAACGGCGTCCTGGTGCGCGGCGCCACCCGCGGCGACGGCACCACCGGCGAGGACATCACGCCCAACGTCCGCACCATCGCCTCGATCCCGGAGAAACTCAAGGGCACCAAGAAGTACCCGGTACCGGAGTTCGTCGAGATCCGCGGCGAGGTCTTCATGTCCACCGAGTCCTTCGAGAAGCTCAACGCCGACCGGCTCGCCGAGAACGAGCGGATCACCGCCGCCAACGAGGAACGCAAGGCCGAGGGCAAGCGGCTTCAGAAACTGCTGCCGCTGTACGCCAACCCGCGCAACGCCGCCGCCGGTTCGCTGCGCCAGAAGGACCCGACGATCACCGCCAGCCGGGCGCTGAGCATGACCGTTTACGGCTTCGGCGCCCGCCGCGGTTTCGAACCCACCCACCAGTCGCAGGGCTACGCCGCGCTGAAGGCCTGGGGCCTGCCGACCAGCTCGTACTTCAAGGTGCTCGACACCGTCGAGGGCGTCACGGAGTACATCGAGCACTACGGCGAGCACCGGCACGACATCGAGCACGAGATCGACGGCGTCGTCATCAAGATCGACGACATCGCGGTGCAACGCCGTCTCGGCTCCACCACCCGGGCGCCGCGCTGGGCCATCGCCTACAAGTACCCGCCCGAAGAGGTCACCACGACGCTGCGCGACATCAAGGTCAGCGTCGGCCGCACCGGCCGCGCCACCCCGTACGCGGTCCTGGAACCGGTGCGGGTGGCCGGTTCCGAGGTCGAGTTCGCCACCCTGCACAACCAGGACATCGTCAAGGCCAAGGGCGTGCTCATCGGCGACCGGGTGATCATTCGCAAGGCCGGGGACGTGATCCCGGAGGTGCTCGGCCCGGTCGAGGGCGCCCGCACCGGCGACGAGCACGAGTTCGTCATGCCCTCGAACTGCCCCGAATGCGGCACCGAACTGCGACAGATGTCCGAAGGGGACATCGACCTGCGCTGCCCCAACGCCCGTTCCTGCCCGGCGCAGCTGCGAGAGCGGCTGTCGTACCTCACCGGACGGTC containing:
- the ligA gene encoding NAD-dependent DNA ligase LigA, with amino-acid sequence MSSRVTAAEQVPDDFDAARERHTKLAAEIDRHRQLYHRDDAPQISDAEYDALMRELLAIEEAHPVLATQDSPSQQVGGDVSELFASVRHAERLYSLDNAFSPEELTAWVERVTAEVPGEAYLCELKIDGLAVNLTYENGVLVRGATRGDGTTGEDITPNVRTIASIPEKLKGTKKYPVPEFVEIRGEVFMSTESFEKLNADRLAENERITAANEERKAEGKRLQKLLPLYANPRNAAAGSLRQKDPTITASRALSMTVYGFGARRGFEPTHQSQGYAALKAWGLPTSSYFKVLDTVEGVTEYIEHYGEHRHDIEHEIDGVVIKIDDIAVQRRLGSTTRAPRWAIAYKYPPEEVTTTLRDIKVSVGRTGRATPYAVLEPVRVAGSEVEFATLHNQDIVKAKGVLIGDRVIIRKAGDVIPEVLGPVEGARTGDEHEFVMPSNCPECGTELRQMSEGDIDLRCPNARSCPAQLRERLSYLTGRSCLDIDGLGYVACTALVQPLEPKQPPLADEGDLFNLTMEQLLPIKSLVLDPDSGLPKKDPKTGKDKEVTYFATQDGAPKAGATKMLEGIEAAKQQELWRIINGLSIRHVGPVAARALATEFGDLDAIRDADEERLAAVDGVGPTIATAVKQWFAEDWHVEILEKWRAAGVRFVEERPEAGERHLAGLTVVITGSLEGWTRDGAAEAVRVRGGKVSGSVSKKTSFVVVGDSPGSKYDKAVKLGVPILDTEGFATLLSEGPDAVRPIEADG